One Skermanella sp. TT6 genomic window, TGGAGGCCAGCACGGCGCGCATCTTGAACGCCGCCGGGCCGCCGGTCTGCAGGATCGGCGGGTTGATGTCGGGCGTGTTGGCGAAGAAGTTGGCCCGCATGTACTCCTTGGGCTCCAGCGAGGTCAGCTCGACCAGATAGTCCGTGATCTCCTGCTTGAAATTGCGCCAGGTGAAGTACGAATAGCTCTGGGTGAATCCCACCTTGGCCAGCCGCTTCATCATCTTCGGCTTAGTGAAGGCCTCGGCCAGGAACAGCGCGTCGGGATGGCGGTCCTGCACTTCGCGGATCATCCATTCCCAGAACGGCAGCGGCTTGGTGTGCGGGTTGTCCACCCGGAAGATCTTGACGCCCCGGTCCGCCCAGAACAGCACGACGTCGCGCAGCGCGTACCAGATGTCGGGCATGGCGCCGCGGTAGAAGTGGACGTTCACGATGTCCTGGTACTTCTTGGGCGGGTTCTCGGCATACTTGATGGTGCCGTCGGGGCGCCAGTCGAACCACTCCGGATGCTGCTTGATCCAGGGATGGTCGGGCGAGCACTGGATCGCGAAGTCGATCGCGATCTCCAGCCCGTGGGAATGGGCAGCCTTCACCAGCCGCTCGAAATCCTCGAAGCTGCCCAGCTCGGGATGCAGCGCGTCGTGGCCGCCCTCGTCGGAGCCGATCGCGTAGGGGCTCCCGACATCGCCCTCGCCGGCGTTCAGGGTGTTGTTCCTGCCCTTGCGGAAGGTCCGCCCGATCGGGTGGATCGGCGTGAAGTAAAGCACGTCGAAGCCCATGTCGCGCACATAGGGCAGCTTCTTGATGACGTCGTCGAAGGTGCCGTGGCGGTTCGGATCGTCGCTCATGGAGCGCGGGAACACCTCGTACCACGCGGCGTAGCGCGCCGCGGTCCGGTCTACGAAGCATTCCAGCTCGCTCTTGTAGCGGGACCGGTTCGTGCGCTCGCCCGACCGGCGCATGGCGATGTGCAGGTCGTTAGACAGCAGCAGCCTCGTCGCCAGCTCGTCGTCCGCCCGTCCGCCGTCCTCCCCGCCGTGGGCCAGCCGGTTCAGCGTGGTGTCCATCACCTCGCGGTCGGGACCGGTGGCCTTGGCGGCGGCCCGCTCGACCAGTTCCCGCCCCTCGATCAGCTCCAGCGAGATCACCTGGCCGGCGTCGCGCTTCTTGATGAAGTCGCCCCGCCAGGTCTCGAACAGGTCGCGCCACGCCTCGACCGTGTACCAGTATCGGCCGTTCTGGGTCAGCGGGATGCGGCCGGTCCACCTGTCGTTGTCGAAGAAGACCAGCGGCTCCTCGTGCCAGGCGTCGTCGCCCTGGACGCGGTATTTCAGGCAGGCGTTGATCTTCTCGTGCCCGTCGGAGAAGACGTCGGCCCAGACCTCCAGCACGTCGCCGACCTCGCGCTTGATCGCGAAGCGGCCGCCGTCCAGCTCGGGATAGATCGCCTCGATGGCGATGCGGTCCGCCGCCAGGCTCTCCAGCAGCCGTCCCGAGGCTTCCTTGCGCTCGGCGCTATCCACGCCGTTCGAGACCTTGGCCCGGGCCTCCGGGTTGCCGCGGAACACCCTCATCTCCAGGGGCGCCAGCACGATCGGCTCGCCCGGCCGGAACAGCTGCGGCGAGCATTGCGGCGTCACGTCGCGGAACCCGTCGAACTGCCCGCCGGTCGCGGCCAGCAGCGGGCCGGGATCGATGGTGTGGGACCGGTTCTCGTCGGGATTGATCAGGATGACGGCGCAATCGTCGACGTCGCCGGCGCCCTTGCGGCACAGGCCGACCAGCGGGCTGTGCGGGGCCGTGATGCGGAACTGCGGGCCTTCCACGTTGAAGGCCGGCGTCGCGGCCCGCATCGCGTTCACGTCGGCGACGAACTGGCTGATGTCGACCTTCGGCTCCTCCCAGTCCTCCGGCGTGGTCTTGACCACGTCCATCTTGCGCGTGAAGCCGTATTCGTAGCCGACCGGCATCATCACGCCCGAGGAGAAGCAGGCCGAGAACAGGTAGCGCATCTTCAGGTGCGCGGCCAGCCGCTCCCGGTCCTGGCTGCCCACGTCGGCGGCCAGCCGGTCGGTGTCGTGGCTCTCGGGGAAGGCGACCGACGGGGCGATGTGGCGGAACTGGTTGTACTGGTCGAGCAGCCAGGGGGCCTGGAAGTCCCACCATTTGGCGCTGTTGAACAGATAGTCGAACCCGGCGTCGCCCAGCGCATCGACCTGCTCGATCGTGCAGCCCAGGGTCTCCGCGTAGAACTCGACCTCGCCGTCCACCTCGTGGGCGGCGTCGATCAGCGCCCGCCAGACCGAGGCGGGCACCTGGTACGCGGCGTCGCAGCGGAAGCCCTTGACGCCCAGGCCGACATGGTGGCGGACATAGTTGGCCCAGTACTCGACCAGCCCGGCGCGGGCCTGCTCGTTCTCGTAGTCCAGCTCGGCCAAGTCGCCCCAGATCGTGACGTTGCTCGGATCGACCGGATCGACCGCGCGCGGGCTGTAGAGGCTGCCATCGGCCTCGCGGCGGTACCAGTCGGGATGCTGCTCGGCCAGGACCGCGTCCTTGGCGGTGTGGTTGACCACCAGATCCAGCATCACCCGCAGGCCCTTCTCCCGCGCGTTCCGGCAGAAGCCCCGGATCAGGTCGTCGGGGTGTTCCGACGCTCCGCCCTGGAAGCGATCGTGCAGCCGGTACGGGTCCTTGACCGCGTAGAGGCTGCCGGAGAACCCCGGGTAATGGATGGGGTTGAGGAAGACCCAGTCGAACTGCATTCCGGCGATGCGCGCCAGATGCCCGGACCAATCATGGACCGAGCCGACCAGCAGCGGGAAAAGATTGTAGATCCGCGGTCCGAGAGTCACTAGCCCATCCTCGCAACGTTGAACTTTCGCGGGTAGCTTCGGGCGGCGGTACCGGCACGGCGTGGTTCCACGCTCCGGCCGCCTGCCCCCTGCCCGCCGGTTGCGGATTAAACCGATGCGACCGAACTATGGTTCCACGCGTTGAACTCCGCACAAGCCCTCCCGCCGCAGACGAGACGACCCAGATGAGCCGCACCGAGATCAAGCCCGACAAGTCGAAGATCCGCCTGGACAAGCTGGTCCAGGACGGCGACCGTTTCGCCGACAAGGCGGCCTACGAGAAGCGGCTCGACGCCCTCCAGACCGAGCTGCTCCACATCCAGCAGACCTACTGGCACGAGAAGCGGCGGGCCGTGCTGGTGTTCGAGGGCTGGGACGCCGCGGGCAAGGGCGGTGCCATCCGCAGGATCACCGAACCGCTCGATCCGCGGGGATTCCATGTCTGGCCGATCGGCGCCCCCAAGCAGGAGGAAATAGGCCAGCATTACCTGTGGCGCTTCTGGCAGCGCCTGCCCGGCCCCGGCACCTTCGCGATCTTCGACCGCTCCTGGTACGGCAGGGTGCTGGTCGAGCGCGTCCAGGAGTTCGCCAAGCCCAAGGAATGGAAACGCGCCTACGACGAGATCAACGAGTTCGAGCGCCTGCTGGTGGACGACGGCGTGCGTATCGTGAAGCTGTTCTTCCACATCACCCAGGAGGAACAGCTCGACCGCTTCCGGGAACGCCTGACCAACCCCTACAAGCGCTGGAAGCTGACAGAGGAGGATCTGCGCAACCGGGCGCGCTGGGACGACTATGTCGGGGCGGCCGAGGACATGTTCGACAAGACCTCCACCCTCGCCGTCCCCTGGCACGCCATCGCCGCGAACAGCAAGTGGCATGCCAGGGTCGCTTCGCTGGAGATCATCACCCAGGCCCTGCGCAGGGACGTCAACATCGCGCCGCCGCCGGTCGATCCCGCCGTGATCGACGCGGCCGCCGAGATGCTCGGCGTCCATTTCAGCGGTCTGAAGGAGGCTTAGGGAGCCGGCTCCCCCGCCCCCTCACCCGTCTTCCTGAAGCACGCCGCGGCGGATCTGGTCGCGCTCGATGCTCTCGAACAGCGCCCGGAAATTGCCCTCGCCGAACCCCTCGTCGCCCTTGCGCTGGATCACCTCGAAGAAGATCGGCCCGATCACCGTGTTGGTGAAGATCTGGAGCAGCAGGCCGCCGCCGGGCGCGCCGTCGATCAGCAGGTGGTCCCGCTTCAGGCGCTCCACGTCCTCGCCGTGTCCCGGCAGCCGCTCCGCCAGCATCTCGTAATAGGTGTCGGGGGGCGGCGCCAGGAACTCCACGCCCCGGCTGCGGGCCAGCTCGACCGTTCCGTAGATATCCTCGGTCGCCAGCGCGATGTGCTGGATGCCCTCGCCCTTGTAGGCCCGGAGATATTCCTCGATCTGCGACTTGTCGTCGGAGGATTCGTTGATCGGGATCCGGATCTTGCCGCAGGGGCTGGTCATCGCCTTGGACTTCAGCCCGGTCAGCTTGCCCTCGATGTCGAAATACCGGATCTCGCGGAAATTGAACAGTTTCGTATAGAAGTCGGACCACTCCGTCATCCGGCCGCGATGCACGTTGTGGGTCAGGTGGTCGATCGAGGTCAGGCCGAGTCCCTTCGGCGCGCTCTCCGCCCCCTCGACGAACTCGAAATCGACGTCGTAGATGCTGCGGTCGCCGTAGCGGTCCACCAGATAGATCAGGCTGCCGCCGATGCCCTGGATCGCCGGGATGTTCAGCTCCATCGGCCCTGCGGTGCCGGCCACCCCTTTGGCGCCCAGTTCGACGGCCCTCCTGTAGGCATGGGCGGCGTCGGCGACGCGGAACGCGATCGCGCAGACGCTGGGGCCGTGGACCCTGGCGAAGGCCTGGGCGAAGCTGTCGGGCTCCGCGTTGACGATGAAGTTGACTCCGCCCTGACGGTACAGGGTCACGTCCTTGGAACGATGGCGCGCCACGGCGGTGAACCCCATCCGTTCGAACAGGGCGCCCAGTTCCTTGGTATCCGGAGCGGTGTACTCGACGAACTCGAACCCGTCGGTGCCCATCGGGTTCTGGTCGGTGATCCGGCCGTCTGGCTTCGGCATGGTTTCCTCCCCTAATGGCTTTTCAGGCAGAGCAAGAAAGACCTGTTTAGCCATATGGGGCGCGGGACCGTTGCCCGCCGCCGAAATTTCCTCGATCCGGCGCGCGCCGGGTCCGGTACGCATCGCGGCTGCGGCAATGAGTCCCAAAATGATTTATAGAGTTATGTAGTTTTCCTGGATTGTTACAGGTCAAAGGCATCAACATTACAAAAATAATAAGATTACACTGCTGGAGAAATCTCGTCTCACCGATGCATTGTCAGCGACCTCTATTTAGATGTATATCGGCGCCGACTTCGCAAGCCCTAGAGGAGCCGGCGCATGCAGCCAGACATTGGTGTGCGGCACTATCGAAGCATCTGGATCTCGGACGTTCACCTGGGAACCCGCGGTTGCCAGGCCGACCTTCTTCTGGATTTCCTCCGCTGTCACGAGTCCGAGTACCTGTATCTCGTCGGCGACATCGTCGACGGGTGGCGGCTGAAGCGCAGCTGGTACTGGCCGCAGGCCCACAACGACGTGGTCCAGAAGCTTCTGCGCCGCGCGCGCAAGGGCGCCAAGGTCTTCTACATCCCGGGCAACCATGACGAGGCGTTCCGGGAATATATCGGGTTGAACTTCGGCGGGGTCGCCGTGGTCGAGGATGCGGTCCATACCACGGCCGACGGAAGGCGGCTCCTGGTGATCCACGGCGACCAGTTCGACGCCGTCGTCAAATACGCCAAATGGCTCGCCCACCTGGGCGACGGCGCCTATACGGCGCTGCTCGGGATCAACACCTGGTTCAACTATGTGCGCCGAAAGCTGGGTTTCACGTACTGGTCCCTTTCGGCCTACCTGAAGCACCGCGTCAAGAACGCCGTCGAGTATATCGGCGACTACGAGAAGGCGCTGGCGGAGGAGGCGCGCCGCCGCAACGTCGATGGAGTCATCTGCGGGCATATCCACAGCGCCGAAATGCGTCCCATGGAGGGGGTGCTCTATTGCAACGACGGAGATTGGGTCGAATCCTGCACGGCTCTCGTCGAGCACGAGAGCGGCGAGCTGGAAATCATAAACTGGGCGGCTTCACGTCGCTTGCTGCCAGTCAAGGTCTCAGCCAGGGCGGCAGCGTGAAGATACTGATCGTTTCGGATGCGTGGTACCCCCAGGTCAACGGCGTCGTCCGCACCCTGACGACCATTCGGGAAGAGCTGGAGAAACTCGGCCACGCCGTCGAGATCATCGGCCCGGACCGCTTCCGGACCGTTCCGCTGCCCAGCTATCCGGAGATCCGGCTGGCGCTCGGCGCCGGCCGCAAGCTCGCCCGCATGATC contains:
- a CDS encoding maltotransferase domain-containing protein; translation: MTLGPRIYNLFPLLVGSVHDWSGHLARIAGMQFDWVFLNPIHYPGFSGSLYAVKDPYRLHDRFQGGASEHPDDLIRGFCRNAREKGLRVMLDLVVNHTAKDAVLAEQHPDWYRREADGSLYSPRAVDPVDPSNVTIWGDLAELDYENEQARAGLVEYWANYVRHHVGLGVKGFRCDAAYQVPASVWRALIDAAHEVDGEVEFYAETLGCTIEQVDALGDAGFDYLFNSAKWWDFQAPWLLDQYNQFRHIAPSVAFPESHDTDRLAADVGSQDRERLAAHLKMRYLFSACFSSGVMMPVGYEYGFTRKMDVVKTTPEDWEEPKVDISQFVADVNAMRAATPAFNVEGPQFRITAPHSPLVGLCRKGAGDVDDCAVILINPDENRSHTIDPGPLLAATGGQFDGFRDVTPQCSPQLFRPGEPIVLAPLEMRVFRGNPEARAKVSNGVDSAERKEASGRLLESLAADRIAIEAIYPELDGGRFAIKREVGDVLEVWADVFSDGHEKINACLKYRVQGDDAWHEEPLVFFDNDRWTGRIPLTQNGRYWYTVEAWRDLFETWRGDFIKKRDAGQVISLELIEGRELVERAAAKATGPDREVMDTTLNRLAHGGEDGGRADDELATRLLLSNDLHIAMRRSGERTNRSRYKSELECFVDRTAARYAAWYEVFPRSMSDDPNRHGTFDDVIKKLPYVRDMGFDVLYFTPIHPIGRTFRKGRNNTLNAGEGDVGSPYAIGSDEGGHDALHPELGSFEDFERLVKAAHSHGLEIAIDFAIQCSPDHPWIKQHPEWFDWRPDGTIKYAENPPKKYQDIVNVHFYRGAMPDIWYALRDVVLFWADRGVKIFRVDNPHTKPLPFWEWMIREVQDRHPDALFLAEAFTKPKMMKRLAKVGFTQSYSYFTWRNFKQEITDYLVELTSLEPKEYMRANFFANTPDINPPILQTGGPAAFKMRAVLASTLSSVYGLYSGYELCEGAPIPGKEEYLNSEKYEIKAWDWDRPGNIRSYITRINKIRRENPALHEYDNLRFYNAFDDNILYYGKMTPNKDNFILIAANLDPHNAHGATIEVPLWELGLPDSAHVEVEDLFTGGRFFWYGKLQQIHLDPFNNPCGIWRIIPPGLGLRT
- a CDS encoding UDP-2,3-diacylglucosamine diphosphatase, coding for MQPDIGVRHYRSIWISDVHLGTRGCQADLLLDFLRCHESEYLYLVGDIVDGWRLKRSWYWPQAHNDVVQKLLRRARKGAKVFYIPGNHDEAFREYIGLNFGGVAVVEDAVHTTADGRRLLVIHGDQFDAVVKYAKWLAHLGDGAYTALLGINTWFNYVRRKLGFTYWSLSAYLKHRVKNAVEYIGDYEKALAEEARRRNVDGVICGHIHSAEMRPMEGVLYCNDGDWVESCTALVEHESGELEIINWAASRRLLPVKVSARAAA
- a CDS encoding polyphosphate kinase 2 family protein translates to MSRTEIKPDKSKIRLDKLVQDGDRFADKAAYEKRLDALQTELLHIQQTYWHEKRRAVLVFEGWDAAGKGGAIRRITEPLDPRGFHVWPIGAPKQEEIGQHYLWRFWQRLPGPGTFAIFDRSWYGRVLVERVQEFAKPKEWKRAYDEINEFERLLVDDGVRIVKLFFHITQEEQLDRFRERLTNPYKRWKLTEEDLRNRARWDDYVGAAEDMFDKTSTLAVPWHAIAANSKWHARVASLEIITQALRRDVNIAPPPVDPAVIDAAAEMLGVHFSGLKEA
- the hppD gene encoding 4-hydroxyphenylpyruvate dioxygenase; amino-acid sequence: MPKPDGRITDQNPMGTDGFEFVEYTAPDTKELGALFERMGFTAVARHRSKDVTLYRQGGVNFIVNAEPDSFAQAFARVHGPSVCAIAFRVADAAHAYRRAVELGAKGVAGTAGPMELNIPAIQGIGGSLIYLVDRYGDRSIYDVDFEFVEGAESAPKGLGLTSIDHLTHNVHRGRMTEWSDFYTKLFNFREIRYFDIEGKLTGLKSKAMTSPCGKIRIPINESSDDKSQIEEYLRAYKGEGIQHIALATEDIYGTVELARSRGVEFLAPPPDTYYEMLAERLPGHGEDVERLKRDHLLIDGAPGGGLLLQIFTNTVIGPIFFEVIQRKGDEGFGEGNFRALFESIERDQIRRGVLQEDG